The Candidatus Izemoplasma sp. genome has a window encoding:
- a CDS encoding DNA-formamidopyrimidine glycosylase family protein, whose product MPELPEIYHLKDQLEEVLIDKIIKNIVIKQPKSFNLSHKDFSNHSVNTQIEAITAKGKWLFIRLSNNHTIAINLGMGGELTYLDHVLEKKHQGEIHFTDNSILNIRFWWFGHVHLIKENEKHKPTDSLAIDYFDKTFTKSYFKETLKGRRGMLKNILLNQKVMSGIGNYYIHDILYVAKIHPKRKIPTLKETELARLYEAINTELYTAYTLGGSYYEQDIYQNKGQFKADKVAYKEDKKCPLGHVVKKIKTGQTTSYICPVCQK is encoded by the coding sequence ATGCCAGAATTACCAGAAATATACCATTTAAAAGACCAGTTAGAAGAGGTGTTAATCGATAAAATAATTAAAAACATTGTGATAAAACAACCCAAATCATTTAATTTATCACATAAGGATTTCAGTAATCATAGTGTCAACACCCAAATTGAAGCAATTACGGCAAAAGGGAAGTGGCTTTTTATACGACTCTCTAATAATCACACAATTGCGATTAATCTGGGTATGGGTGGTGAACTTACTTATTTAGATCACGTTTTAGAGAAAAAACATCAAGGCGAAATCCATTTCACAGATAATTCAATCCTAAACATTCGATTTTGGTGGTTTGGCCATGTCCATCTGATTAAAGAAAATGAGAAACATAAGCCAACGGATAGTCTAGCGATTGATTATTTTGATAAAACGTTCACAAAATCTTATTTTAAAGAGACGCTAAAAGGAAGACGCGGTATGTTAAAAAACATATTGTTAAATCAAAAGGTAATGTCAGGGATTGGAAATTATTATATCCATGATATTTTATATGTCGCCAAGATTCATCCAAAGCGTAAAATACCTACTCTAAAAGAAACTGAACTCGCGCGGTTGTATGAAGCAATTAATACTGAATTGTATACTGCTTACACACTTGGCGGTTCTTACTATGAACAAGATATTTATCAAAATAAAGGTCAATTTAAAGCAGATAAAGTTGCTTATAAAGAGGATAAAAAATGTCCATTAGGTCATGTCGTTAAAAAAATAAAAACAGGACAAACCACATCATATATTTGTCCTGTGTGTCAGAAGTAA
- a CDS encoding ABC transporter ATP-binding protein gives MPRKLSGSADDKRLHTMKDTVITKRLLGYAKPYTKYFILAFVYMIITVLFTVLQPYYIGLIINVIIYEFDAVLLTNNLALFVLVVLLANAFNYLQTITLQKTGQSVIYDIREEIFTHLQYHDIDYLNSRPTGSLVTRVTNDTNTLNEMYTSVIINVFKNLLMVAGILIAMFVLNSTLTLYVLSVIPFIIIFSFLFRILSRKAYRQVRRNLSNINAFLAEHLSGMKIIQIFNKEDVKFDQFNKRNEKLKRAYYKQITIFGIYRPTMYFLYMLATAIVFYFGSQTVLEGAIKIGVLFAFYQYIGRFFEPIQQLAEQFNILQSAYASSERIFGILDTKSEVNDADDAIELENMKGEIEFKNVWFAYNENEWILKDVSFKVRPKESVAFVGATGAGKTTILGLITRNYDIQKGQILIDGIDIKKITKGSLRKHIGQMLQEVFMFSGTIRSNITLRDDSITEEQMIQACEYVNANYFINKLDHKYDEPVRERGNNFSLGERQLLSFARTIVHEPKVMILDEATSNIDTETEQLIQESLKKMMNIGTMLIVAHRLSTIQHVDNIIVLSKGEILEQGNHQELLKERGHYYNLYRLQYQDQKEDNTN, from the coding sequence ATGCCACGTAAACTATCAGGTAGCGCCGATGATAAACGGCTACATACAATGAAAGACACAGTTATTACAAAACGCTTACTAGGCTATGCGAAACCTTATACAAAGTACTTTATCTTAGCATTTGTATATATGATCATTACAGTATTATTCACCGTCTTGCAACCGTATTATATTGGGTTGATCATCAATGTTATTATCTACGAATTTGATGCGGTACTACTAACCAATAATCTTGCATTATTTGTCTTAGTGGTATTACTTGCGAATGCCTTTAACTATTTACAAACCATTACACTTCAAAAAACTGGACAAAGTGTTATCTATGATATTCGAGAAGAAATATTTACACACTTACAATATCATGATATTGATTACCTAAATAGCCGACCGACTGGTTCATTAGTGACACGGGTGACCAATGACACGAATACATTAAATGAAATGTATACATCAGTGATTATAAATGTGTTCAAAAACTTGCTAATGGTAGCTGGAATATTAATCGCAATGTTTGTTTTAAACAGTACATTAACACTATATGTATTATCGGTTATCCCATTTATTATTATCTTTTCATTCTTATTTCGCATATTATCGCGTAAAGCTTATCGTCAAGTTAGACGAAATTTATCAAATATCAATGCCTTTTTAGCAGAACATTTATCTGGTATGAAAATTATTCAAATCTTCAATAAAGAAGATGTTAAATTTGATCAATTCAACAAGCGTAATGAAAAATTAAAACGTGCATATTATAAGCAAATCACCATATTTGGGATCTATCGCCCTACCATGTATTTCCTTTACATGTTGGCTACTGCAATTGTGTTTTACTTTGGAAGTCAAACAGTTCTTGAAGGCGCGATTAAAATTGGTGTGCTCTTTGCCTTTTATCAATACATTGGACGTTTCTTTGAACCAATCCAACAACTAGCAGAACAATTTAATATCTTGCAAAGTGCTTATGCATCAAGTGAACGCATTTTTGGTATTCTAGACACAAAATCTGAGGTAAATGATGCTGATGATGCTATTGAGTTAGAGAACATGAAGGGTGAAATCGAGTTTAAAAACGTGTGGTTCGCCTATAATGAAAATGAATGGATCTTAAAAGATGTTTCATTTAAAGTTCGACCTAAAGAATCTGTTGCTTTTGTTGGAGCGACTGGTGCGGGAAAAACTACAATATTAGGATTAATCACGCGTAATTATGATATTCAAAAAGGTCAAATATTGATTGACGGTATAGACATTAAAAAAATCACAAAAGGTTCTCTTAGAAAACATATCGGACAAATGCTACAAGAGGTCTTTATGTTTAGTGGTACGATACGATCAAATATTACCTTGCGTGATGATTCTATCACTGAAGAACAAATGATTCAGGCATGTGAATATGTTAATGCAAACTACTTCATTAATAAACTCGATCATAAATATGATGAACCCGTCAGAGAACGTGGTAATAACTTCAGTTTAGGCGAACGCCAATTGTTGTCATTCGCTCGAACCATTGTACATGAACCCAAAGTTATGATTTTAGATGAAGCAACAAGTAATATTGATACTGAAACAGAGCAACTTATTCAAGAATCACTTAAAAAAATGATGAATATTGGTACGATGTTAATCGTTGCTCATAGACTATCAACCATTCAACATGTTGACAATATCATTGTTTTAAGTAAGGGTGAAATATTAGAACAAGGAAATCACCAAGAACTTTTAAAAGAACGCGGACATTACTATAATTTGTATCGTCTGCAATATCAAGATCAAAAAGAAGACAACACAAATTAA